One window from the genome of Eublepharis macularius isolate TG4126 chromosome 15, MPM_Emac_v1.0, whole genome shotgun sequence encodes:
- the FAM98C gene encoding protein FAM98C isoform X1 — protein sequence MEGAGVEGCLSIETFTEVAEAGVSSPQFTSLCTWLVSELRALCPLEEDVSPACGPEDAETFQIEMSGLLGELRCPYPSLTTGDVTSRLRTPENCLQLLYFLSSELLAARLQARKRPRSPEQENRSREAVCELQHICQALGMPEVDPDCPIPQLMADIKSKISGLLSTMPPEQMAPLLKTPLASEEWKTVEKIHGALRAEYQCRKCMMITRFDVTLESFHWSERAKDRSKAMAKAFKPLRQSLQEDSQVTLAHLLAARDDLSRIIKTSSGTSRDKTSCAINKVLMTGGVPDRGGRPNEIEPPMPMWEKRREGGGGGGYQRWGKRGKKKK from the exons ATGGAAGGAGCTGGAGTGGAGGG GTGTCTGTCTATAGAGACTTTCACGGAGGTGGCTGAAGCCGGCGTTTCCAGCCCCCAATTCACTTCTCTTTGCACTTGGCTTGTTTCGGAGCTCCGAGCCCTTTGTCCCTTAGAGGAAGATGTTAGTCCCGCCTGTG GTCCTGAGGATGCGGAGACATTCCAGATAGAGATGAGCGGGCTGCTAGGCGAGTTGCGTTGCCCGTACCCCTCATTGACGACAGGGGACGTGACTTCTAGGCTTCGCACACCAGAGAATTGCCTCCAGCTTCTAT ATTTCTTGAGCTCAGAGCTGCTTGCGGCCCGGCTCCAAGCCCGGAAGAGACCTCGTTCACCGGAACAAGAAAATCGATCTCGGGAGGCCGTGTGTGAGCTGCAGCACATCTGCCAGGCCTTGGGAATGCCAGAAGTAGATCCAGACTGCCCTATCCCTCAACTCATGGCTGACATAAAATCCAAG ATCTCAGGGTTGCTTTCCACGATGCCTCCAGAGCAGATGGCGCCGCTTCTGAAAACCCCGCTGGCTTCTGAGGAATGG AAAACTGTAGAGAAGATCCACGGAGCGTTGCGGGCGGAGTACCAGTGCCGCAAATGCATGATGATCACTCGTTTTGACGTCACTTTAGAGTCGTTCCATTGGTCCGAGAGAGCAAAG GATCGCAGCAAAGCCATGGCGAAGGCCTTTAAGCCCTTGCGGCAATCTTTACAGGAGGATTCTCAGGTCACCCTCGCGCATCTGCTAGCGGCCAGAGATGACCTCTCGCGCATCATCAAGACCAGCAGTGGCACGTCCCGGGACAAGACCAGTTGTGCTATCAACAAG GTGCTGATGACAGGTGGTGTCCCGGACCGAGGTGGGCGTCCAAATGAGATCGAGCCCCCTATGCCCATGTGGGAGAAGAGAcgagaggggggaggaggtggcGGCTACCAGCGCTGGGGCaaaagggggaagaagaagaaataa
- the FAM98C gene encoding protein FAM98C isoform X2 yields the protein MSGLLGELRCPYPSLTTGDVTSRLRTPENCLQLLYFLSSELLAARLQARKRPRSPEQENRSREAVCELQHICQALGMPEVDPDCPIPQLMADIKSKISGLLSTMPPEQMAPLLKTPLASEEWKTVEKIHGALRAEYQCRKCMMITRFDVTLESFHWSERAKDRSKAMAKAFKPLRQSLQEDSQVTLAHLLAARDDLSRIIKTSSGTSRDKTSCAINKVLMTGGVPDRGGRPNEIEPPMPMWEKRREGGGGGGYQRWGKRGKKKK from the exons ATGAGCGGGCTGCTAGGCGAGTTGCGTTGCCCGTACCCCTCATTGACGACAGGGGACGTGACTTCTAGGCTTCGCACACCAGAGAATTGCCTCCAGCTTCTAT ATTTCTTGAGCTCAGAGCTGCTTGCGGCCCGGCTCCAAGCCCGGAAGAGACCTCGTTCACCGGAACAAGAAAATCGATCTCGGGAGGCCGTGTGTGAGCTGCAGCACATCTGCCAGGCCTTGGGAATGCCAGAAGTAGATCCAGACTGCCCTATCCCTCAACTCATGGCTGACATAAAATCCAAG ATCTCAGGGTTGCTTTCCACGATGCCTCCAGAGCAGATGGCGCCGCTTCTGAAAACCCCGCTGGCTTCTGAGGAATGG AAAACTGTAGAGAAGATCCACGGAGCGTTGCGGGCGGAGTACCAGTGCCGCAAATGCATGATGATCACTCGTTTTGACGTCACTTTAGAGTCGTTCCATTGGTCCGAGAGAGCAAAG GATCGCAGCAAAGCCATGGCGAAGGCCTTTAAGCCCTTGCGGCAATCTTTACAGGAGGATTCTCAGGTCACCCTCGCGCATCTGCTAGCGGCCAGAGATGACCTCTCGCGCATCATCAAGACCAGCAGTGGCACGTCCCGGGACAAGACCAGTTGTGCTATCAACAAG GTGCTGATGACAGGTGGTGTCCCGGACCGAGGTGGGCGTCCAAATGAGATCGAGCCCCCTATGCCCATGTGGGAGAAGAGAcgagaggggggaggaggtggcGGCTACCAGCGCTGGGGCaaaagggggaagaagaagaaataa